Proteins co-encoded in one Kribbella qitaiheensis genomic window:
- the cysN gene encoding sulfate adenylyltransferase subunit CysN, which produces MLRLATAGSVDDGKSTLIGRLLYDTKSVFTDQIESVERASRERGDDYVNLALLTDGLRAEREQGITIDVAYRYFATPRRKFIVADTPGHIQYTRNMVTGASTADLALILVDARKGLLEQSRRHAFLATLLHVPHLVLCVNKMDLVDYSEEVFEEIRAEFTQFAAKLDVGDLTIIPVSALAGDNIVHRSTTMSWYEGPSLLHHLENVHVASDRNLIDVRFPVQYVIRPQSDQYRDYRGYAGQVAGGVLKPGDEVMVLPSGFTTTIRSIETADGPIDEAFPSMSVTIRLTDEIDISRGDMICRVNNAPSVTQDIDAMICWMDDVPLRPGQKLAIKHTTRSARAMVKDLQYRLDINSLHRDIAADHLGLNDIGRVRLRTTQPLLCDEYKRNRSTGGFVLIDEATNRTVGAGMVNEAR; this is translated from the coding sequence ATCCTCAGACTGGCCACGGCCGGATCCGTCGACGACGGCAAGAGCACCCTGATCGGGCGGCTCCTCTACGACACCAAGTCGGTCTTCACCGACCAGATCGAGTCGGTCGAGCGGGCCAGCCGCGAGCGCGGTGACGACTACGTGAACCTGGCTCTGCTGACCGACGGACTGCGGGCCGAACGGGAGCAGGGCATCACGATCGACGTGGCCTACCGGTACTTCGCGACGCCGCGGCGCAAGTTCATCGTCGCGGACACCCCGGGCCACATCCAGTACACCCGCAACATGGTGACCGGTGCGTCGACCGCCGACCTCGCGCTGATCCTGGTCGACGCACGGAAAGGCCTGCTGGAGCAGAGCCGCCGGCACGCCTTCCTGGCAACCCTGCTGCATGTCCCGCACCTGGTGCTGTGCGTGAACAAGATGGACCTGGTCGACTACTCCGAAGAGGTCTTCGAGGAGATCCGCGCCGAGTTCACCCAGTTCGCCGCCAAGCTGGATGTCGGCGACCTCACCATCATCCCGGTGTCCGCACTGGCCGGCGACAACATCGTCCACCGCTCGACCACCATGAGCTGGTACGAGGGGCCGAGCCTGCTGCACCACCTGGAGAACGTGCACGTGGCCAGCGACCGGAACCTGATCGACGTCCGGTTCCCGGTGCAGTACGTGATCCGCCCGCAGTCCGACCAGTACCGCGACTACCGCGGGTACGCCGGTCAGGTGGCCGGTGGCGTCCTGAAGCCCGGCGACGAGGTGATGGTGCTGCCGTCCGGTTTCACCACGACGATCCGCTCGATCGAGACGGCCGACGGCCCGATCGACGAGGCGTTCCCGTCGATGTCGGTGACGATCCGGCTGACCGACGAGATCGACATCTCCCGGGGTGACATGATCTGCCGGGTGAACAACGCTCCGTCGGTCACCCAGGACATCGACGCGATGATCTGCTGGATGGACGACGTCCCGCTGCGGCCGGGCCAGAAGCTCGCGATCAAGCACACCACCCGGTCGGCCCGCGCGATGGTCAAGGACCTGCAGTACCGGCTGGACATCAACTCGCTGCACCGTGACATAGCGGCCGATCACCTGGGCCTGAACGACATCGGCCGGGTCCGGCTGCGGACCACCCAGCCGCTGCTCTGCGACGAGTACAAGCGGAACCGCTCGACCGGTGGCTTCGTGCTGATCGACGAGGCGACCAACCGCACCGTCGGGGCCGGCATGGTGAACGAGGCCCGGTGA
- the pssD gene encoding PssD/Cps14F family polysaccharide biosynthesis glycosyltransferase, which produces MSTSEPATIRVLMVCSSGGHLAQLMTLRPWWSQRDTAWVTFPTEDGRSLLAGERTYFAYYPTTRNIKNLIRNTLLAVRVMLKERPDVVVTTGAGVALPFFVLARLGRIPTVYIEVFDRIDHATLTAKLCRPFTTRMLVQWDEQKDLYAGSTVVGRLL; this is translated from the coding sequence GTGAGCACGAGCGAGCCCGCGACGATCCGGGTGCTGATGGTCTGTTCCAGCGGCGGTCACCTGGCCCAGCTGATGACGCTGAGGCCGTGGTGGTCGCAGCGGGACACAGCCTGGGTGACGTTCCCGACCGAGGACGGCCGATCGCTGCTGGCGGGGGAGCGGACGTACTTCGCGTACTACCCGACCACCCGCAACATCAAGAACCTGATCCGCAACACGCTGCTCGCGGTCCGGGTGATGCTCAAGGAGCGCCCCGACGTGGTCGTCACCACCGGCGCGGGCGTCGCCTTGCCGTTCTTCGTACTGGCCAGGCTGGGCCGGATCCCGACCGTCTACATCGAGGTCTTCGACCGGATCGACCACGCCACCCTGACCGCCAAGCTGTGCCGCCCGTTCACCACCCGGATGCTGGTCCAGTGGGACGAACAGAAGGACCTGTACGCCGGGTCGACCGTGGTCGGGAGGCTGCTGTGA
- a CDS encoding glycosyltransferase has translation MSELDVLVILGTDHHHFDRLVGWLDDFLEQPGNESLRALVQLGDTAPPHRAEGIGIVAYDELQRLMRRATAVVTHGGPATMLEVRKQGRKPLVVPRDPALGEHVDQHQQEFSRRMGKLGLITLCEERGAFLDTLAAILKDPDAHAVSGQENERDRAQVTAAVAATGSIIDRLATGHRRKKR, from the coding sequence GTGAGCGAGCTGGACGTGCTGGTCATCCTCGGCACCGACCACCACCACTTCGATCGCCTGGTGGGCTGGCTGGACGACTTCCTCGAGCAGCCCGGCAACGAGTCCCTGCGGGCTCTCGTGCAGCTCGGGGACACCGCTCCGCCACACCGGGCCGAAGGCATCGGCATCGTCGCGTACGACGAACTGCAGCGCCTGATGCGGCGGGCGACGGCCGTCGTCACGCACGGCGGTCCGGCCACGATGCTGGAGGTTCGCAAGCAGGGCCGCAAGCCGTTGGTCGTGCCCCGGGACCCCGCGCTGGGCGAGCACGTGGACCAGCACCAGCAGGAGTTCTCCCGCCGGATGGGCAAGCTCGGCCTGATCACCCTCTGCGAGGAGCGTGGGGCCTTCCTGGACACGTTGGCGGCCATTCTGAAGGACCCGGACGCCCATGCGGTGTCCGGGCAGGAGAACGAGCGTGACAGAGCGCAAGTGACCGCCGCGGTCGCGGCGACCGGGAGCATCATCGACCGGCTGGCGACCGGTCATCGTCGCAAAAAGCGCTGA
- a CDS encoding DUF7594 domain-containing protein: MRDEISRRYARHRAAVPSDVLNEPVAKAGRRTLIPIVAAIAILLGTTGLGVAALNKPTKLPAPVAVSAAADAYVSSKSSTQRHGWSSRLVAKKNEASILVRYTVPPVAAGIDRQATLVLHRLTQGTPGKITVSTGSAGWAENVTYATAPTAAGTPIATVADDGKSAELRIDVSSAVTDAGVLNLALTQPDGANYAVFGARESGRNESKLEISYVRQGDGPTPSMPTSAPTKPNPTTPTTGPTSVPTKPTTAPTKPTTPTQPPTSTPTSTPTSTPTSTPTAGPGCSVSALLVPSCGAWFGAAANPLGSESWDTALPAFESTVGRTVDIAHYYNSSPKVFPSADMIKRAREPGKKRMLLLNWKPEMGRTWAQVAAGDPAVDAAIDAEAKYLKSTFPEKFFLGIHHEPEDDVKPAAGSGMTAKDYKAMYRHVALRLKAGGVTNAVFVMNYMGTPHWGSQSWFADLYPGDDVVDWIAEDPYIFGTSKDWWTDFASAVDRKDTYTYPNWPGFYTWATTKHPGKPIMLGEWGINEQTTFGKTKADILNTVDEGLAKRPAIKALVYWNETKFDPVGETRLDSSSTARSTAQQVLDSGPLARRLN, encoded by the coding sequence ATGCGGGATGAAATCTCCCGTAGGTATGCACGACATCGTGCTGCCGTTCCCTCCGACGTACTGAACGAACCGGTCGCAAAAGCGGGCCGGCGGACACTGATCCCGATCGTCGCGGCGATCGCGATCCTGTTAGGTACCACCGGGCTGGGCGTCGCGGCGCTCAACAAGCCCACCAAGCTCCCTGCGCCTGTCGCCGTCTCGGCCGCGGCCGACGCTTACGTCTCCAGCAAGTCCAGCACCCAGCGTCATGGCTGGTCCTCCCGGCTGGTGGCGAAGAAGAACGAGGCATCGATCCTGGTGCGCTACACGGTTCCCCCGGTGGCAGCAGGGATCGACCGCCAGGCGACGCTGGTCCTGCACCGGCTGACGCAAGGCACGCCGGGCAAGATCACGGTCTCCACCGGCTCCGCCGGCTGGGCCGAGAACGTCACCTACGCGACCGCGCCGACGGCAGCCGGTACGCCGATCGCGACCGTGGCGGACGACGGCAAGTCGGCCGAGCTGCGGATCGACGTGTCGTCGGCGGTGACCGATGCCGGCGTACTGAACCTGGCCCTCACCCAGCCGGACGGCGCCAACTACGCCGTCTTCGGCGCCCGTGAGTCAGGCCGCAACGAGTCGAAGCTGGAGATCAGTTACGTCCGCCAGGGTGACGGCCCGACGCCGTCCATGCCCACCTCGGCGCCGACGAAGCCGAATCCGACCACTCCGACGACGGGTCCGACCTCGGTTCCGACGAAGCCGACCACGGCTCCGACGAAGCCGACCACGCCGACCCAGCCGCCGACGTCCACCCCGACGTCGACCCCGACGTCGACGCCGACCTCGACGCCCACCGCAGGTCCGGGTTGCTCGGTCTCCGCGCTACTGGTGCCGTCGTGTGGCGCCTGGTTCGGTGCCGCCGCGAACCCGCTGGGCAGCGAGTCGTGGGACACCGCACTGCCGGCGTTCGAGTCCACCGTCGGCCGGACGGTCGACATCGCCCACTACTACAACTCGAGCCCGAAGGTCTTCCCGAGCGCGGACATGATCAAGCGGGCCCGGGAGCCAGGCAAGAAGCGGATGCTGCTGCTGAACTGGAAGCCCGAAATGGGCCGTACCTGGGCCCAGGTGGCGGCCGGTGACCCGGCGGTGGACGCGGCGATCGATGCCGAGGCCAAGTACCTGAAGTCGACCTTCCCGGAGAAGTTCTTCCTCGGAATCCACCACGAGCCGGAGGACGACGTGAAGCCGGCCGCCGGATCGGGGATGACGGCCAAGGACTACAAGGCGATGTACCGGCACGTGGCGCTGCGGCTGAAGGCCGGCGGCGTGACGAACGCGGTGTTCGTGATGAACTACATGGGAACGCCGCACTGGGGCTCGCAGTCCTGGTTCGCCGATCTCTACCCCGGTGACGACGTCGTCGACTGGATCGCGGAGGACCCGTACATCTTCGGGACCTCCAAGGACTGGTGGACCGACTTCGCCAGCGCGGTCGACCGCAAGGACACCTACACCTACCCGAACTGGCCGGGCTTCTACACGTGGGCGACCACGAAGCACCCGGGCAAGCCGATCATGCTGGGTGAGTGGGGTATCAACGAGCAGACGACCTTCGGCAAGACGAAGGCCGACATCCTCAACACGGTCGACGAAGGCCTGGCCAAGCGGCCGGCGATCAAGGCGCTGGTGTACTGGAACGAGACGAAGTTCGACCCGGTCGGTGAGACCAGGCTGGACTCGTCGAGTACGGCCAGGTCCACCGCCCAGCAGGTACTGGACAGCGGTCCGCTGGCCCGCAGGCTGAACTAG
- a CDS encoding RCC1 domain-containing protein: MTSSSSSPFPTAAILHRSGGVRSAVALLALAVVGMSGCAQAEPLAAPSAAGPANTGGLVLSTGFSDASQLGRSAPTGIRTSFGPVVDSAGQNLVGIVHLAAGEQHSLALRHDGRVLSWGANDDGQLGNGSRAATAQPAYVRAPDGAPGQLTGVTDIAADSNTSVALRKDGTVVVWGRDNSGQRGNADITPDPLTPSVVLNPTASGPLTGVRAISVDGGSELALTDQGTVLGWGDNTYGQLGSSAPAVAKLPVVVTGAGRAPLTGVRAVAIGGQHAVALLGNGHVVAWGRNEVNQLGDGTATARNFAREVLMAPGRPLTGAIEISTAEKHTLALLKDGTVVGWGRNNGGQLGDGTLKTRAYATQVRGRGKDPKLVGVQHVVAGEGYSVAVLTDGTMMTWGANGRGQLATSDRTDRSKPGPVTVENGVPPPSWVTAIGAGRRHLLIALR, translated from the coding sequence ATGACCTCTAGCTCTTCCTCGCCGTTCCCCACCGCTGCGATCCTTCACCGCTCCGGCGGGGTGCGGTCCGCGGTCGCCCTACTGGCCTTGGCCGTGGTCGGGATGTCGGGCTGTGCGCAGGCGGAGCCGTTGGCCGCACCCAGTGCGGCCGGCCCGGCGAACACGGGTGGCCTGGTGCTGTCGACCGGCTTCTCGGACGCCAGCCAGCTGGGCCGCTCGGCACCGACCGGGATCCGGACGAGCTTCGGTCCGGTCGTGGACTCGGCGGGGCAGAACCTGGTCGGAATCGTGCACCTTGCGGCCGGCGAGCAACACTCGCTCGCACTACGCCATGACGGCCGGGTGCTGTCCTGGGGAGCCAACGACGACGGGCAACTCGGCAACGGCAGTCGCGCGGCGACGGCCCAACCGGCGTACGTGCGTGCCCCGGACGGTGCGCCCGGCCAGTTGACCGGCGTCACCGACATCGCCGCCGACTCCAACACGTCCGTTGCCCTGCGCAAGGATGGCACCGTGGTCGTCTGGGGCCGGGACAATTCCGGCCAGCGTGGCAACGCCGACATCACTCCGGATCCGCTGACGCCCAGCGTCGTGCTGAACCCGACCGCATCAGGGCCGCTGACCGGCGTACGGGCCATCTCGGTGGACGGCGGCAGCGAGCTTGCGCTCACCGATCAAGGCACCGTGCTGGGCTGGGGTGACAACACCTACGGCCAGCTCGGCTCCTCGGCTCCTGCGGTTGCCAAGCTGCCGGTAGTTGTCACCGGGGCCGGCCGGGCGCCGCTGACCGGCGTACGGGCGGTCGCGATCGGCGGGCAGCATGCCGTTGCCCTGTTGGGGAACGGGCACGTCGTCGCGTGGGGACGGAACGAGGTCAACCAGCTGGGCGACGGGACCGCCACCGCCCGGAACTTCGCCCGCGAGGTGCTGATGGCGCCGGGGCGGCCGTTGACAGGCGCGATCGAGATCTCGACGGCGGAGAAGCACACGCTGGCGTTGCTCAAGGACGGCACGGTGGTGGGCTGGGGCCGCAACAACGGTGGTCAGCTCGGGGACGGCACGCTGAAGACGCGTGCGTACGCCACCCAGGTCCGCGGTCGCGGCAAGGACCCGAAACTCGTTGGTGTGCAGCATGTCGTGGCCGGTGAGGGGTACAGCGTCGCGGTGCTGACGGACGGCACGATGATGACGTGGGGGGCCAACGGACGCGGCCAGCTGGCCACCAGCGACCGGACCGACCGGAGCAAGCCCGGACCGGTCACGGTCGAGAACGGCGTACCGCCGCCAAGCTGGGTCACCGCCATCGGCGCGGGCCGACGGCACCTGCTGATCGCGCTGCGCTAG
- a CDS encoding lipopolysaccharide biosynthesis protein, which yields MAVPLSETTDAPPASLTKIARGGSANLVGTAGGAILTLLLTWVVTRSTEATVAGGLFALTSVFLIVAAVAELGSDVSLSKFLPHFLVEDRLADARTTVRLAALVSLAGGTVVGAVLILLRDQVADMVLGDADAGAKQAVVVLAVCIPLAAVMNTALSATRGLATIRPTVLVDKVGRALLQVGCILVAVAANAGLGGLTIAWAGPYFVGAVVAVAWFVKIEHRLIARRGLGQVASTRKALWREYAVYTWPRVISRISQSILQRADIVLIAAFRSPAEAAVYTVATRLFVLGQLGTQAIQQVAAPHTSALLSSGDHKETKRVFQTITAWTMSLTWPFFLACLALAPMLLHLFGGSTYSSGHGVVVVLAIAALLAAAGGPVDLILLMAGRSGLSLVNSLVALGVNLGLNLLLIPKIGIIGAATAWAAAIVVRNVLGMIQVISNLHWLPFSRLSVYVGGLALVCFAVPAQLLQLAGDPSEGLLVLVLALGAVAYLGALYKLRDQLALTAFTAMLRRRRTPDLAGTLPAAEAKPVETS from the coding sequence GTGGCCGTTCCGCTGTCCGAAACGACTGACGCACCTCCGGCCAGCCTGACGAAGATCGCCCGCGGCGGTTCGGCCAACCTGGTCGGCACCGCCGGCGGTGCGATCCTCACCCTGCTGCTGACCTGGGTCGTCACCCGGTCCACCGAGGCGACCGTCGCCGGTGGGCTGTTCGCGCTGACCTCGGTGTTCCTCATCGTCGCGGCGGTCGCCGAGCTCGGCTCCGACGTGTCGTTGTCGAAGTTCCTTCCGCACTTCCTGGTCGAGGACCGGCTGGCCGACGCGCGAACGACGGTCCGGCTGGCCGCCCTGGTCTCACTGGCCGGCGGCACCGTGGTGGGAGCTGTACTGATCCTGCTGCGCGACCAGGTCGCCGACATGGTTCTCGGTGACGCTGATGCCGGCGCCAAGCAGGCGGTCGTAGTACTGGCTGTCTGTATCCCGCTGGCAGCGGTGATGAACACGGCTCTGTCGGCTACCCGCGGGCTCGCCACGATCAGGCCGACCGTGCTGGTCGACAAGGTCGGCCGCGCGCTGCTGCAGGTCGGTTGCATCCTTGTCGCTGTCGCCGCCAACGCGGGTCTCGGTGGACTCACCATCGCGTGGGCCGGCCCGTACTTCGTCGGCGCCGTTGTCGCGGTCGCCTGGTTCGTGAAGATCGAGCACCGCCTGATCGCCCGCCGGGGCCTCGGGCAGGTGGCGTCGACCCGGAAGGCGCTCTGGCGCGAGTACGCCGTCTACACCTGGCCACGGGTGATCTCGCGGATCAGCCAGAGCATCCTGCAGCGGGCGGACATCGTGCTCATCGCGGCGTTCCGCTCCCCTGCCGAGGCCGCTGTCTACACGGTCGCGACCCGGCTGTTCGTGCTCGGGCAGCTCGGTACGCAGGCGATCCAGCAGGTAGCCGCGCCGCACACGAGCGCACTGCTCTCCTCTGGTGACCACAAGGAGACCAAGCGGGTCTTCCAGACCATCACTGCCTGGACGATGTCGCTCACCTGGCCGTTCTTCCTTGCCTGCTTGGCTCTTGCGCCGATGCTGCTGCACCTGTTCGGCGGTTCGACGTACAGCAGCGGCCATGGCGTCGTCGTGGTATTGGCGATCGCCGCGCTGCTGGCCGCGGCCGGTGGACCGGTGGACCTGATCCTGCTGATGGCCGGGCGGAGCGGGCTCAGCCTGGTCAACAGCCTGGTCGCGCTCGGCGTCAACCTGGGCCTGAACCTGTTGCTGATCCCGAAGATCGGCATCATCGGCGCGGCCACCGCGTGGGCGGCCGCGATCGTGGTGCGGAACGTGCTCGGCATGATCCAGGTGATCAGCAACCTGCACTGGCTGCCGTTCAGCCGGCTGTCGGTGTACGTCGGCGGGCTGGCACTGGTCTGCTTCGCCGTACCCGCTCAACTGCTCCAACTCGCCGGCGACCCGTCCGAGGGGCTGCTTGTCCTGGTGCTGGCACTCGGGGCCGTCGCCTACCTCGGGGCGCTGTACAAATTGCGCGACCAACTCGCGCTGACGGCATTCACCGCGATGCTGCGGCGCCGTCGTACCCCCGACCTGGCCGGCACCCTACCGGCCGCAGAAGCGAAGCCGGTAGAGACGTCATGA
- a CDS encoding glycosyltransferase family 2 protein, with the protein MSTPPVPTGTAVPTVSVVVATRNRPELLRKALASIAAQDYPGAVEMVVVYDQSEPETGLEADLPLTGQAGQRTLKVISNTRAPGLPGGRNSGVTGSSGELLAFCDDDDSWKPEKLSTQVAMLTATDAGLSVCGIEITIGDQRHVRVPSPADVTVAELARRRVMEAHPSTVLVSRAAFDRIGWVDEELPGGYAEDYDWMLRALAAEKVAVVSKPLVEVLWHPGSFYTARWAVIIEALDYMVDKHAVIRESPRGLARIYGQKAVAYAALHRRSDSSRWALRALRLAPGEKRGYLALAIASGVVPANRVLQWANARGRGI; encoded by the coding sequence ATGAGTACACCCCCCGTGCCGACCGGCACCGCGGTACCGACGGTCAGCGTCGTGGTCGCGACACGGAACCGGCCGGAGCTGCTCCGAAAGGCACTCGCCTCGATCGCCGCCCAGGACTACCCGGGCGCGGTGGAGATGGTCGTCGTCTACGACCAGAGCGAGCCCGAGACCGGCCTGGAGGCGGATCTTCCGCTGACCGGCCAGGCCGGCCAGCGGACGCTGAAGGTGATCAGCAACACGCGAGCACCGGGTCTGCCCGGCGGCCGCAACAGCGGGGTGACCGGCTCCAGCGGTGAGCTGCTCGCGTTCTGCGACGACGACGACAGCTGGAAGCCGGAGAAGCTGAGCACCCAGGTGGCGATGCTGACCGCGACCGACGCTGGCCTGTCGGTCTGCGGAATCGAGATCACCATCGGCGACCAGCGGCACGTGCGGGTGCCCAGCCCGGCCGACGTGACGGTGGCAGAGCTGGCCCGTCGCCGGGTGATGGAAGCGCATCCGTCCACCGTGCTGGTATCGCGGGCTGCGTTCGACCGGATCGGCTGGGTCGACGAAGAACTTCCCGGTGGGTACGCCGAGGATTACGACTGGATGCTGCGGGCACTGGCCGCGGAGAAGGTGGCAGTGGTGAGCAAGCCTCTGGTCGAGGTGCTCTGGCACCCGGGCTCCTTCTACACCGCGCGCTGGGCCGTCATCATCGAAGCGTTGGACTATATGGTCGACAAACATGCTGTGATCAGGGAAAGCCCACGGGGACTGGCCCGGATCTACGGTCAGAAAGCGGTGGCGTATGCAGCGTTGCACCGCCGCTCGGATTCATCGCGGTGGGCTCTGCGAGCTCTCCGTCTGGCACCTGGTGAGAAGCGCGGATATCTCGCGCTGGCGATCGCATCTGGGGTCGTGCCGGCGAACAGAGTTCTGCAATGGGCGAACGCGAGAGGGCGGGGAATATGA
- a CDS encoding sulfotransferase family protein — MSTAKTGLAAKRTAVLRSTRDVLPDGTQDAIRKATRAVGRATAGVRMLPDFIVAGAQRCGTTTLYRLLVEHPAIVRPLFHKGIGYFDVGYDNPWSWYHGHFPVSPVAAARTRKVGKPMTFDSSGYYMFHPLAADRIAKHLPDVKVVTLVRDPVERAFSAYKHELARGFETEDFETALALENERLAGEVERMHADPSYQSFHHRHHAYIGRGQYAGQIVRLQQALSPEQVFVIDANRFFDQPVEQFAKLQEWLGLPVHNPAKVEQANARPSKPMPAALRERLLAGFETSDTELTELLGQPPSWRR, encoded by the coding sequence ATGAGCACCGCCAAGACCGGCCTGGCCGCAAAGCGCACCGCAGTACTGCGTTCTACCCGGGACGTGTTGCCCGACGGAACGCAGGACGCGATCCGCAAGGCCACCAGGGCCGTCGGACGGGCCACGGCGGGTGTGCGGATGCTGCCGGACTTCATCGTCGCCGGCGCTCAGCGCTGCGGTACGACGACGCTCTACCGGCTCCTGGTCGAGCACCCCGCCATCGTGCGACCCCTGTTCCACAAGGGAATCGGGTACTTCGACGTCGGCTACGACAACCCCTGGTCCTGGTACCACGGGCACTTCCCGGTCTCCCCGGTCGCCGCCGCGCGGACCAGGAAGGTCGGCAAGCCGATGACCTTCGACAGCAGCGGGTACTACATGTTCCACCCGCTCGCGGCCGACCGGATCGCCAAGCACCTGCCCGACGTGAAGGTGGTGACGCTGGTCCGCGACCCGGTCGAGCGCGCCTTCTCGGCGTACAAGCACGAGCTGGCCCGTGGCTTCGAGACCGAGGACTTCGAGACCGCGCTGGCGCTGGAGAACGAGCGACTCGCGGGCGAGGTCGAGCGGATGCACGCCGACCCGTCGTACCAGAGCTTCCATCACCGCCACCACGCCTACATCGGGCGTGGCCAGTACGCCGGGCAGATCGTCCGGCTGCAGCAGGCGCTGTCGCCGGAGCAGGTCTTCGTGATCGACGCGAACCGGTTCTTCGACCAGCCGGTCGAGCAGTTCGCCAAGCTGCAGGAGTGGCTCGGCCTGCCGGTGCACAATCCGGCGAAGGTCGAGCAGGCGAACGCGCGGCCGAGCAAGCCGATGCCGGCTGCCCTGCGGGAGCGGCTGCTGGCCGGGTTCGAGACCTCCGACACCGAGCTGACCGAGCTCCTCGGTCAGCCGCCGAGCTGGCGCCGGTGA